The proteins below are encoded in one region of Lactuca sativa cultivar Salinas chromosome 3, Lsat_Salinas_v11, whole genome shotgun sequence:
- the LOC111880261 gene encoding putative oxidoreductase TDA3, which translates to MKSPFSVSSRLVSIITTVRASMDDDPQKLDQTKKRVVVCGGGVIGVCTAYFLSKKGAAVTLIEQSSIACAASGKAGGFLALDWCDGSPISSLARASFNLHRSLAEELNGGESYGYRPLNTLSLSVAESENPPPPQSRKSTIPPWIDGPAKSPKTIGTTETTAQVHPQLFTRTLIEKAVTDYGVEVVIGKVKSLETGEGKVRVVIEGGGRIDGDAVVLALGPWTSKFTLLSSVIRIHGVKAHSIVLEPKEANAITPDALFLTYFPANGGQPMDPEIYPRPTGEVYVCGMSSEEEIPDDPEEIQPNMDSIGVLKRVAEMVSSHLGGEARVKAEQACFLPSTDDGVPVIGEVPGMKGCFVATGHSCWGILNGPATGAAVAELVLDGCSTVVDLSRFSPGRFVSGRGRRR; encoded by the coding sequence ATGAAATCGCCGTTTTCCGTTTCTTCTAGACTCGTTTCTATCATCACCACCGTTCGCGCATCCATGGACGACGACCCCCAAAAACTCGATCAAACTAAAAAGCGAGTGGTGGTATGCGGCGGCGGAGTAATCGGCGTTTGCACGGCCTATTTCCTCTCCAAAAAAGGCGCCGCCGTCACCCTCATCGAGCAATCATCCATCGCCTGCGCAGCATCAGGTAAAGCCGGTGGCTTCTTAGCTCTCGATTGGTGCGACGGCAGCCCTATCTCCTCCCTTGCTCGTGCTAGCTTCAATCTCCACCGTTCACTTGCCGAAGAACTAAACGGCGGTGAATCCTACGGCTACCGTCCACTCAACACCCTAAGTCTCTCCGTCGCCGAATCagaaaacccaccaccaccacagaGCCGGAAATCAACAATTCCGCCGTGGATCGACGGTCCAGCTAAAAGCCCTAAAACTATCGGTACGACGGAGACCACCGCCCAAGTCCACCCCCAGTTGTTTACCCGGACGTTGATTGAGAAAGCAGTGACGGACTATGGGGTGGAAGTTGTAATCGGGAAAGTGAAGAGCTTAGAAACAGGTGAAGGGAAGGTGAGGGTAGTGATCGAGGGCGGTGGTAGGATTGACGGCGATGCGGTGGTGCTGGCGCTTGGGCCGTGGACAAGTAAGTTTACTTTGTTGTCGTCGGTGATTCGTATTCATGGTGTTAAGGCTCACAGTATAGTTTTGGAGCCTAAAGAAGCTAATGCGATTACTCCGGATGCTCTTTTTCTCACTTATTTTCCGGCCAACGGTGGACAACCGATGGATCCTGAAATTTATCCCCGTCCGACAGGGGAGGTGTACGTGTGCGGAATGTCATCGGAGGAAGAGATTCCCGACGACCCGGAGGAGATTCAACCGAACATGGATTCAATCGGAGTTCTGAAACGGGTGGCGGAGATGGTGTCGAGTCATTTGGGAGGAGAAGCTCGAGTGAAAGCGGAGCAAGCGTGTTTCTTGCCTTCTACGGATGACGGTGTTCCGGTGATTGGGGAGGTTCCCGGGATGAAGGGGTGTTTTGTGGCGACGGGACATAGCTGTTGGGGGATTCTTAATGGTCCGGCCACCGGAGCTGCGGTGGCTGAGCTGGTGTTGGATGGTTGCTCCACCGTTGTGGATCTTTCCCGGTTTAGTCCGGGTCGGTTTGTTAGTGGAAGAGGAAGGAGGCGATGA